One segment of Rhodopirellula baltica SH 1 DNA contains the following:
- a CDS encoding arylsulfatase: protein MKTFSLLASASVLLLAYSALSSTSVSAAETNAAERPNVIVIMSDDQGVGDYGFMGNPIIRTPSLDKMRTQSGYLSRFYVSNVCAPTRASLMTGRYNYRTRCIDTYVGRAMMDPDEVTLAERLSEAGYQTGIFGKWHLGDNYPMRPMDQGFDESLIHRGGGIGQPSDPIGAEGKYTDPTLFHNGDEVAMEGYCTDIFFDAAIDFARKQTESGKPFFTYIATNAPHGPFDDVPNELYEEYKQVDFTPILVSDLPAKRRDAEFDKLARISAMITNIDQNVGKLFASLDELKIRENTIVLYLNDNGPNSRRYVGNMRGNKTQVDDGGIRSPLLFHWPAKVDASDTTDVMLAHIDLMPTLLDACGVAASESPALDGKSFLPLLTGEMDYSQWETRLIAFQTHRGNVPQKFHHFAMHEHPWKLVHPSGFGKERFEGEPKLELYNLEDDPKQQNDLADKHPEIVQRLKQAYSKWFDDVSSTRPDNYAPPRIVIGTEHEPQTVLTRQDWRHSSGRPWAKNSTGYWLLDAPEEKRYEIELILTDKDHRGGTATLHLNDETHTFEVAPGERRGHFMEASLPAGPHTLSVTLSDSVSAGVHQIFLTKQD from the coding sequence ATGAAAACCTTCTCTCTCTTGGCCTCCGCAAGCGTTCTGTTGTTGGCCTATTCGGCACTGTCTTCTACATCGGTTTCTGCGGCCGAAACCAACGCGGCCGAGCGTCCCAACGTGATCGTGATCATGAGCGACGATCAAGGCGTCGGCGACTACGGGTTCATGGGCAATCCAATCATTCGGACGCCTTCGCTGGACAAGATGCGAACCCAGAGCGGCTACTTGAGCCGGTTCTATGTCAGCAACGTGTGCGCCCCGACGCGAGCTAGCCTGATGACGGGGCGGTACAACTACCGAACGCGTTGCATCGACACGTACGTTGGTCGAGCGATGATGGATCCGGACGAAGTCACGCTGGCAGAACGGCTCAGCGAAGCGGGCTACCAAACCGGCATCTTTGGCAAGTGGCACCTGGGCGACAACTACCCCATGCGGCCAATGGACCAAGGCTTCGACGAGAGCTTGATTCACCGTGGCGGCGGTATCGGCCAGCCGTCCGATCCGATTGGAGCGGAGGGCAAATACACCGACCCGACCCTTTTTCACAATGGTGACGAAGTGGCCATGGAAGGTTACTGCACCGACATCTTTTTCGACGCGGCGATTGATTTTGCGCGCAAGCAAACCGAATCGGGAAAACCGTTCTTCACTTACATCGCAACCAATGCCCCGCACGGACCGTTCGATGATGTGCCAAACGAACTCTACGAAGAATACAAACAAGTCGACTTCACGCCGATTCTGGTGAGCGATCTCCCCGCCAAGAGACGCGACGCCGAGTTTGACAAACTGGCAAGGATCTCCGCCATGATCACCAACATCGATCAAAACGTCGGCAAACTTTTCGCGTCACTCGACGAACTCAAGATTCGCGAAAACACGATTGTGCTGTACCTCAATGACAACGGTCCCAATTCGCGACGCTATGTAGGCAACATGCGAGGCAACAAAACGCAGGTGGATGACGGCGGCATTCGTTCCCCCTTGCTGTTTCACTGGCCCGCGAAAGTGGATGCAAGCGACACCACGGACGTCATGCTGGCTCACATCGATTTGATGCCGACCCTGCTCGATGCGTGCGGCGTCGCCGCTTCGGAATCGCCCGCACTCGATGGCAAGAGTTTTCTGCCATTGCTCACCGGAGAAATGGACTACTCGCAGTGGGAAACGAGATTGATCGCCTTTCAAACTCACCGAGGCAACGTGCCGCAGAAATTCCATCACTTCGCGATGCACGAACATCCGTGGAAACTGGTTCACCCCAGCGGCTTTGGCAAAGAACGTTTTGAAGGCGAGCCCAAACTGGAACTGTACAACTTGGAAGACGATCCCAAACAACAAAACGATCTCGCTGACAAACATCCTGAGATCGTTCAGCGGCTCAAACAGGCCTACTCCAAGTGGTTCGACGATGTTTCCTCGACTCGCCCTGACAACTACGCGCCGCCCCGGATCGTCATCGGCACCGAGCATGAACCGCAAACGGTTTTGACACGGCAAGATTGGCGACACTCCAGCGGTCGTCCTTGGGCGAAGAACTCCACTGGCTATTGGTTGTTGGACGCTCCGGAAGAAAAGCGATACGAGATCGAGCTGATTCTGACCGACAAAGATCACCGTGGCGGAACCGCGACGCTTCACTTGAACGATGAAACGCACACTTTCGAGGTTGCACCGGGCGAACGACGCGGTCATTTCATGGAAGCATCGTTACCGGCCGGCCCTCATACTCTCTCGGTGACCTTGTCCGACTCTGTCAGTGCCGGTGTTCACCAAATCTTCCTGACGAAGCAGGATTGA
- a CDS encoding alpha/beta hydrolase family protein, whose product MINTLLLLLTFNVVGPPVVEDLNVLDGGNPNGPTWIDWNDPGLMLVQHLNGLTRECLAAREDEVSSLKTAEDWKTRQTKVRQTLDQILGPWPDRTPLNPQVTGTLQKDGYRVEKIVFESMPDFYGTGALFIPDGLEEPRPAILKVIGHSAQAFRRDLYQNVILNLVHKGFVVFAIDPLGQGERLQYFDPKTGKSTVGSSTKEHSHAGVQCFLTGRSIARYFTWDGIRAIDYLLTRPEVDPNRIGVTGLSGGGTQSSYIGAVDQRVRAVAPTGYITSISRLLGSIGPQDAEQVFYHGPLLGIDHADLLEVRAPKPTLQVTTTRDFFSIQGARETAAEVRHAFRILGHPERFDQVEDDFGHGFTKQNNESTYEFFQTFLDLPGNPEEQTYPFLTEAELTVTQTGQVSTALESENVFSINRREAQPMLERLIESRRDMGQHLPQALSEAAKLSGYRKPDATVAPVFRGQYQREGYRVQKWGVPGEDETIIPTLVFAPDEPGARPAVIYVHSDGKTTDAAAGGKIEELVRRGYVVAAPDLLGYGETAYKFRQGHASVQPFFNALMSGRSVAGINAGDAVRVMEFLQDRDDVKPNQIGAIAIGDVGPALLHAAALEQQIQWLVLVDSLLDYQSIVDHELYDVNANSLVAGALTAYDLPDLLASITPRRVAVKQPRTHLRTAATNDEITSSLGFVQQHAKDRLRVETVAADLVKLVEWCVAR is encoded by the coding sequence ATGATAAACACTCTCCTTTTATTACTGACGTTCAATGTTGTCGGTCCACCCGTCGTGGAGGACTTGAACGTTCTGGACGGCGGGAACCCCAACGGTCCAACTTGGATCGATTGGAACGACCCGGGTTTGATGCTGGTGCAACACCTCAATGGCTTGACGCGAGAATGTTTGGCAGCACGTGAAGACGAAGTCAGCTCACTGAAAACGGCCGAGGATTGGAAGACTCGTCAAACCAAAGTACGGCAGACACTCGATCAAATTCTCGGACCCTGGCCGGATCGCACACCACTGAATCCGCAAGTCACCGGCACATTGCAAAAGGATGGCTATCGAGTTGAAAAGATCGTCTTTGAGTCGATGCCCGATTTCTACGGGACGGGAGCACTCTTCATTCCGGATGGACTCGAAGAGCCGCGTCCCGCCATTTTGAAAGTCATCGGGCACTCTGCGCAAGCTTTCCGGCGAGACCTGTATCAAAACGTGATCTTGAATTTAGTTCACAAGGGCTTTGTGGTCTTTGCCATCGACCCGTTGGGACAAGGCGAACGGTTGCAATACTTTGATCCCAAAACAGGAAAGTCGACCGTCGGTTCCTCCACCAAGGAACATTCCCACGCCGGCGTGCAGTGTTTTTTGACGGGGCGTTCGATTGCTCGTTACTTCACTTGGGATGGCATCCGCGCGATCGACTACCTGCTGACTCGGCCCGAAGTCGATCCCAACCGCATCGGTGTCACGGGACTGTCGGGAGGAGGCACGCAAAGCAGCTACATCGGCGCGGTGGATCAACGAGTTCGTGCCGTCGCACCGACTGGATATATCACCAGCATCAGTCGTTTGCTCGGATCGATTGGACCGCAAGATGCCGAGCAAGTTTTCTACCATGGGCCGTTGCTGGGAATCGATCACGCCGACTTGCTTGAGGTCCGAGCACCGAAGCCGACATTGCAAGTCACCACGACGCGAGATTTCTTCAGTATCCAGGGGGCTCGCGAAACGGCCGCTGAAGTGCGTCACGCCTTTCGGATCCTTGGTCACCCCGAGCGATTTGATCAAGTGGAAGATGACTTTGGACACGGCTTCACGAAACAGAACAACGAATCAACGTACGAATTCTTTCAAACGTTTTTAGATCTGCCCGGCAATCCGGAGGAACAGACCTACCCGTTTTTGACCGAAGCGGAATTGACGGTCACTCAAACCGGTCAGGTTTCCACGGCATTGGAAAGTGAAAACGTTTTCAGCATCAACCGTCGGGAGGCACAACCGATGCTGGAGAGACTGATCGAGAGCAGGCGTGATATGGGCCAGCATCTTCCGCAGGCGTTGAGCGAAGCGGCAAAGTTGTCCGGCTATCGCAAACCCGATGCAACCGTGGCTCCGGTGTTTCGCGGCCAGTACCAACGGGAAGGTTACCGGGTTCAAAAGTGGGGTGTGCCGGGTGAAGACGAAACCATCATTCCAACGTTGGTGTTTGCTCCCGATGAACCCGGAGCTCGGCCGGCCGTCATTTACGTGCACAGCGACGGCAAGACAACGGATGCCGCTGCGGGTGGAAAGATCGAGGAACTGGTGCGTCGCGGGTACGTTGTCGCGGCACCGGACCTGCTCGGATACGGCGAGACAGCCTACAAATTCCGGCAAGGTCACGCATCAGTGCAACCGTTTTTCAATGCGTTGATGTCAGGCCGAAGCGTGGCGGGAATCAACGCGGGAGATGCCGTTCGAGTCATGGAGTTCCTGCAGGACCGAGACGACGTGAAACCAAACCAGATCGGAGCGATCGCGATTGGTGATGTGGGGCCAGCGTTGTTGCACGCGGCTGCTCTCGAGCAGCAGATTCAGTGGCTGGTGCTCGTGGATTCTCTGCTGGACTACCAAAGCATCGTTGATCATGAACTGTATGACGTGAACGCCAACTCGCTGGTCGCCGGAGCTTTGACCGCCTACGACTTGCCAGATTTGTTGGCGAGCATCACACCTCGACGCGTCGCGGTTAAGCAACCGAGAACTCATCTGCGAACGGCGGCGACCAACGATGAGATCACATCGTCATTGGGCTTTGTCCAGCAACATGCGAAAGATCGGTTGCGTGTCGAAACGGTGGCAGCCGATCTGGTGAAGTTGGTCGAGTGGTGTGTCGCTCGCTGA
- a CDS encoding PQQ-binding-like beta-propeller repeat protein, with the protein MQAIVMTRLILNSLYVAVCFASLTVSAPNGFSQWPDRHGPNLDGVVADADAERLPIHWTDTENVAWKAPLHDKGHSSPVIRDGKIWLTTATSDGKQQFVIAIDEQTGKILHDKLLFENEEVEELGGAVGFNNYAAPSCVLGPGAVYVHFGSYGTAKLDAETAEVIWERRDLPCQHFRGPGSSPVLHDNKLVLTFDGVDQQYTTALDAETGETIWRTDRSTDYEDLGDDGKPLRDGDLRKAYCTPAIVQVGDQTQILSVGARAMQSYDLETGKELWTLRHNSYNAGIRPLWVPEKKLAIINTGSRGAQLVAVRLDESTRGDVTDSHVEWVRERGNPRFAKPIEHDGLIFQVTDNGVLSCIDVNTGEELWKKRISGDYLASPILAGDRLYFFNQSGLGTVVKAQREPEIIATNDVPEMATSACPAVSNGAIYVRGKEYLFKIQKR; encoded by the coding sequence GTGCAAGCGATCGTTATGACTCGATTGATTTTGAACTCTCTTTACGTCGCCGTCTGTTTCGCGTCGTTGACCGTTTCTGCACCGAATGGATTTTCGCAGTGGCCTGATCGTCACGGGCCGAATCTGGACGGAGTGGTTGCTGACGCCGATGCCGAGCGACTGCCGATTCACTGGACGGACACCGAGAACGTTGCCTGGAAGGCTCCTTTGCACGATAAAGGTCACTCGTCGCCGGTGATCCGTGACGGAAAGATTTGGCTGACCACAGCGACGAGTGACGGGAAGCAGCAATTTGTCATCGCGATCGATGAGCAAACTGGCAAGATCCTTCACGACAAATTGCTGTTTGAAAATGAGGAAGTGGAGGAGCTTGGCGGCGCCGTCGGATTCAACAACTACGCAGCACCGAGCTGTGTGCTAGGACCGGGAGCCGTTTACGTCCACTTCGGCAGCTATGGAACCGCGAAGCTGGATGCGGAGACCGCTGAGGTGATCTGGGAGCGACGCGATCTGCCGTGTCAGCATTTTCGAGGACCTGGTTCCTCCCCCGTCCTGCATGACAACAAGTTGGTGCTGACGTTTGACGGCGTCGATCAGCAATACACCACAGCTCTCGATGCCGAAACGGGCGAAACGATTTGGCGAACCGACCGCAGCACCGACTACGAAGATCTTGGTGACGACGGAAAACCACTGCGTGACGGGGACCTGCGGAAAGCCTATTGCACGCCCGCGATCGTCCAAGTTGGTGATCAAACGCAAATCCTTTCCGTCGGTGCTCGAGCGATGCAGAGCTACGATCTTGAAACCGGCAAAGAACTTTGGACGCTGCGACACAACAGCTACAACGCTGGCATTCGACCGCTGTGGGTGCCGGAGAAGAAGCTCGCCATCATCAACACTGGATCACGCGGTGCTCAGCTTGTCGCGGTCCGTTTGGATGAGTCCACAAGGGGAGACGTCACCGACTCGCACGTCGAATGGGTTCGTGAACGCGGCAACCCTCGTTTCGCTAAACCGATTGAGCACGATGGATTGATCTTTCAGGTCACCGACAACGGTGTGCTGTCATGCATTGATGTGAACACCGGCGAGGAACTTTGGAAGAAACGTATCTCGGGCGACTACTTGGCGTCACCGATTCTGGCCGGCGATCGTCTGTACTTCTTCAATCAAAGCGGGCTCGGGACAGTCGTGAAGGCTCAGCGAGAACCTGAGATCATCGCCACCAACGACGTTCCAGAGATGGCAACCTCCGCCTGTCCAGCCGTCTCCAACGGCGCGATCTACGTTCGTGGAAAAGAGTACCTGTTCAAGATCCAGAAACGTTGA
- a CDS encoding SHD1 domain-containing protein translates to MRFTFFLLLLAITALSSLQAREWTDATGKYRIEAKLVVVHGDKAVLERPDGKIISIPIAKLSDADQTFLKELAAKSAGPNRTTNRPADRKPSAASPNSASTLNVSPKDLAVQTELLLRDACHRCHGEDGTSEGGFNFVVNLGKLVKTIAVPGEDSQLLERIQADDDSVMPPSGEEPRLSERDIQVIEQWIAAGAPIFDDEPTRPFVSNEQLVQWIDEDLQKQPERSQRFMRYFTLTHLYNSGVSEDELQTYRNAFAKLLNSLSWNADLIIPEAIDSARTVFRLDMRQVHWTQTIWRSIEEANPYFLMPRTPHAESCFDRTETTMPFVRVDWFVFAASKPPLYHSVLNLPETDADLENMLRVNVQANINQEMAIRAAFNRSGVSQNNRLIEWHKSPYGSYWKSYDFASNTGRQNLFEYPLGPSHRRDSFKHDGGEIIFTLPNGLQGYLLTDEQGLRIDQGPTQIVSDPKQPDRTVTNGVSCMSCHYAGMIPKRDEVGPAVQANRSAFDDADDILALYRDASELDRIMDQDAKRFADALDDLGITTLSRSGESISAMSSRFIQDIDLEQVASEFGLQVEEFLERLQDASRVARIFSSLQISGGTIKRDVFKEMFADACVDLQLIEANVVSRPNRSNPSVASISKPRSASSTVSGNPMHAAGDAKSNTPAARPPNGITEPMKVGSKLVPVAKFSDLSWGVKSLAIHPNQNVVAAGRPDRKITLFNIDHESVLGELTGLDMLQAVTACAFTPDGNHLIAGGSSGHIVIYSVTQKGLLRPSGQFPGHNGEIQCIDISSSGRYALTGDGKKVARCWEIATGKEISMIGNFEGPVKAVHLSADERTMFATDGATLVEADMHTGSPISKRPLNRSWASGQSAAFSPDGAWLAVADTYNIRVWDLNTFRELEPLIGNETLWTMCFAPDNQHLFAGARGKVDVWEFQRNARLQRQSIERGYIQSLAVSADGRHFAAVGSIGGSLEVFSRDK, encoded by the coding sequence ATGCGATTCACGTTCTTTTTGCTGCTGCTTGCGATCACGGCCCTCTCTTCTTTGCAAGCACGAGAATGGACCGATGCGACGGGGAAGTATCGCATTGAGGCGAAGTTGGTGGTCGTTCACGGTGACAAGGCTGTCTTGGAACGTCCCGATGGAAAGATCATCAGCATTCCCATCGCGAAATTGAGCGACGCGGACCAAACCTTCCTGAAAGAATTGGCCGCGAAAAGTGCTGGGCCAAATCGCACGACCAATCGCCCTGCCGACAGGAAGCCGTCCGCAGCGTCCCCGAATTCGGCGTCGACGCTGAACGTCTCTCCGAAGGACTTGGCCGTGCAAACCGAATTGCTTCTTCGCGATGCCTGCCATCGTTGCCACGGCGAAGATGGGACCAGCGAAGGTGGCTTCAACTTCGTCGTGAATCTAGGAAAGCTTGTCAAAACAATCGCAGTCCCCGGGGAAGACTCGCAGTTACTCGAACGCATTCAAGCGGACGATGACAGCGTCATGCCACCGTCCGGCGAAGAGCCTCGTTTGAGCGAGCGTGACATTCAGGTGATCGAGCAGTGGATTGCTGCAGGAGCCCCAATATTCGATGACGAACCCACTCGTCCTTTCGTGTCCAATGAACAGCTCGTTCAGTGGATCGATGAAGACCTGCAAAAACAACCCGAGCGATCGCAACGGTTCATGCGGTACTTCACTCTCACGCACTTGTACAACTCGGGCGTCAGCGAAGACGAATTGCAAACGTATCGCAACGCGTTCGCGAAGTTGCTCAATAGTCTGTCGTGGAATGCGGACCTGATCATTCCCGAAGCGATTGATTCCGCCCGCACCGTTTTCCGGTTGGACATGCGGCAAGTTCATTGGACTCAAACCATTTGGCGATCGATCGAAGAAGCCAATCCGTACTTCCTGATGCCGCGGACGCCCCACGCGGAGTCATGCTTTGACCGGACCGAAACCACCATGCCGTTCGTCCGAGTGGATTGGTTCGTGTTCGCTGCGTCCAAGCCGCCGCTGTATCACAGCGTGCTGAACCTGCCTGAAACAGACGCGGATCTGGAAAACATGCTTCGCGTCAACGTGCAAGCCAACATCAATCAAGAGATGGCCATTCGTGCCGCCTTCAACCGATCCGGCGTCTCGCAGAACAACCGTTTGATCGAGTGGCACAAGTCTCCCTACGGTTCGTATTGGAAGAGCTACGACTTCGCCAGCAACACAGGCCGTCAAAATTTGTTTGAGTACCCGCTCGGCCCGAGCCATCGTCGCGATTCGTTCAAGCACGATGGTGGCGAAATCATTTTCACACTTCCAAACGGTTTGCAAGGCTATTTGCTGACTGACGAGCAAGGGCTTCGCATTGACCAAGGGCCAACGCAAATCGTCAGCGACCCGAAACAACCGGATCGCACGGTGACCAATGGTGTGTCTTGCATGTCGTGTCACTACGCCGGCATGATTCCCAAACGAGACGAAGTTGGACCGGCGGTTCAAGCCAATCGGTCCGCGTTCGATGATGCCGATGACATTTTGGCCCTTTACCGCGACGCCAGCGAATTGGATCGCATCATGGATCAAGATGCGAAGCGGTTCGCTGACGCTTTGGACGATCTTGGGATCACCACGCTGAGTCGCAGCGGCGAGTCAATCTCCGCGATGTCATCTCGATTCATTCAAGACATCGATTTGGAACAGGTCGCCAGCGAATTTGGTTTGCAGGTTGAGGAGTTTTTAGAACGATTGCAAGACGCTTCTCGAGTGGCGAGGATTTTCAGTTCGCTACAGATCAGCGGTGGCACGATCAAGCGAGATGTTTTCAAAGAAATGTTTGCCGACGCGTGCGTGGACTTGCAGTTGATTGAAGCGAACGTGGTGAGTCGCCCGAACCGGTCCAATCCCTCCGTCGCTTCGATCTCCAAACCTCGTTCCGCTTCATCGACTGTCTCGGGAAATCCGATGCACGCCGCAGGGGACGCAAAATCGAACACGCCCGCCGCACGTCCTCCGAATGGAATCACCGAGCCGATGAAGGTGGGATCGAAATTGGTGCCGGTTGCAAAGTTCTCCGACCTCAGTTGGGGAGTGAAGTCGCTCGCAATTCATCCCAATCAGAATGTTGTTGCGGCAGGGCGACCGGATCGAAAGATCACTTTATTCAACATCGATCATGAAAGCGTTCTAGGCGAGCTAACCGGACTGGACATGCTCCAAGCGGTGACGGCGTGCGCGTTCACTCCCGATGGGAACCACTTGATTGCCGGTGGCAGCTCGGGGCACATCGTGATTTACTCGGTCACCCAGAAGGGGCTGCTTCGCCCGTCAGGACAATTCCCTGGGCACAATGGCGAGATCCAATGCATCGACATCTCGTCGTCGGGACGATACGCATTGACCGGCGATGGCAAAAAGGTCGCTCGGTGCTGGGAGATCGCAACTGGAAAGGAAATCTCGATGATTGGGAACTTCGAGGGACCGGTGAAGGCCGTGCACCTTTCAGCCGACGAAAGAACGATGTTCGCAACCGATGGAGCCACGCTCGTCGAAGCCGACATGCACACCGGCAGTCCGATCAGCAAGCGTCCACTGAACCGATCTTGGGCTTCGGGGCAGTCGGCTGCGTTCTCGCCCGATGGTGCCTGGCTGGCCGTGGCGGACACTTACAACATCCGGGTTTGGGACCTGAACACATTCCGCGAACTGGAGCCTTTGATCGGCAACGAAACGTTGTGGACCATGTGTTTTGCTCCCGACAATCAGCACTTGTTCGCTGGCGCACGCGGGAAGGTTGATGTTTGGGAATTTCAACGCAACGCGAGGCTTCAGCGCCAATCCATTGAGCGAGGTTACATTCAGTCGCTCGCCGTGTCTGCAGACGGCCGTCACTTCGCCGCAGTCGGAAGCATCGGCGGTTCACTCGAAGTCTTCTCTCGCGACAAATGA
- a CDS encoding ECF-type sigma factor, which translates to MNRDITRILTAIDEGDPNAAGDLLPLVYDELRRLASSRMNHEKPGHTLQPTALVHEAFLRLVGGNDSQHWDGRGHFFAAAAEAMRRILIENARSKKRTKRGGDLVRRELNNDVASVDSHDVDELLTLDEALNKLGGEDPALAKLVELRYFTGLTIEETAEILGVSARTTKRNWAYARAWLQREMNHP; encoded by the coding sequence ATGAATCGAGATATCACGCGAATATTGACGGCCATCGACGAAGGCGATCCCAATGCGGCGGGGGATCTGCTGCCGTTGGTCTATGATGAATTGCGACGACTGGCCTCGAGCCGGATGAACCATGAGAAGCCGGGGCACACGTTGCAACCGACTGCACTGGTTCATGAAGCATTCCTGCGATTGGTCGGCGGGAATGATTCGCAACACTGGGACGGACGAGGCCACTTCTTCGCCGCCGCGGCGGAGGCGATGCGTCGGATTTTGATCGAGAATGCTCGCAGCAAGAAACGCACGAAACGTGGTGGAGACCTGGTCCGTCGCGAATTGAACAACGACGTTGCTTCGGTGGATTCCCATGACGTCGACGAACTGTTGACCCTGGACGAAGCGTTGAACAAGTTGGGCGGCGAAGACCCGGCATTGGCCAAGCTGGTCGAACTTCGCTATTTCACAGGCCTGACCATCGAAGAGACCGCTGAGATTCTCGGTGTCTCCGCACGAACGACCAAACGCAACTGGGCCTACGCGAGAGCTTGGCTGCAACGCGAGATGAACCATCCGTGA
- a CDS encoding EF-hand domain-containing protein, with translation MNRTLQCFVVAGMIFIPNLLAAQPPGRGGQGGMNGRGGPPPEMIYQLFTTADANNDGSVTKAELMAVMQNQSRGNQLGRGGPPPMNGDLRPGNPGGDQPPQGGRGGQHGPPPEPGQILPEPVALSLNLNDRQSRQLAALQADVDRRLAAILTDEQLTQLRTARPPQGHAPMEAGDDARPNQRPQRPQ, from the coding sequence GTGAATCGAACACTGCAATGCTTCGTCGTGGCGGGAATGATCTTCATTCCCAATCTTCTTGCTGCTCAGCCTCCTGGACGCGGGGGACAAGGTGGAATGAATGGACGGGGTGGCCCACCACCTGAAATGATCTATCAACTATTCACCACCGCGGATGCCAACAACGACGGCAGCGTCACCAAGGCGGAATTGATGGCGGTGATGCAAAACCAAAGTCGCGGCAATCAACTTGGTCGCGGTGGACCTCCACCAATGAACGGTGACCTTCGACCGGGTAATCCCGGTGGGGATCAACCACCGCAAGGCGGACGCGGTGGCCAGCATGGACCGCCACCCGAACCCGGTCAGATATTGCCCGAACCGGTCGCGCTATCATTGAACTTGAACGACCGTCAATCTCGTCAGCTTGCCGCGTTGCAAGCCGATGTCGATCGACGACTTGCCGCGATTCTGACGGACGAGCAACTGACCCAACTTCGCACGGCACGTCCGCCCCAAGGCCACGCCCCAATGGAAGCAGGCGACGATGCTCGTCCCAATCAACGACCACAACGCCCTCAGTGA